In Candidatus Defluviibacterium haderslevense, the following are encoded in one genomic region:
- a CDS encoding OmpA family protein, whose translation MVREVVITPAQVKEIVIPAVYKPVKKLVLATDEVAKEIVVEPQFVNEEINVFEEQNANRSEGVWEEVECSLLDYNVLPIYYNLNSALLTGAAKQIINDKLYKLLVEKPGLRIEISSHTDSRDSDKYNMALSQRRAQSVVDYLASKGINKKRMSAIGYGETRLKEPCPNGSNCLEAQHAKNRRTEFRILGN comes from the coding sequence ATGGTCAGGGAGGTAGTGATTACTCCTGCACAAGTTAAGGAAATTGTCATTCCGGCAGTTTATAAACCTGTAAAAAAATTAGTTCTTGCCACTGATGAAGTTGCAAAGGAAATTGTGGTTGAACCTCAATTTGTAAATGAGGAAATCAATGTATTTGAAGAACAAAACGCAAACAGATCTGAAGGAGTTTGGGAAGAAGTAGAATGTTCCTTATTGGATTACAATGTGCTTCCAATTTATTATAATTTAAACAGTGCTTTATTAACAGGTGCGGCCAAACAAATAATAAATGACAAACTTTATAAATTATTGGTTGAAAAGCCTGGGTTACGTATTGAAATTAGCTCTCATACAGATTCACGTGATTCTGATAAATACAATATGGCGCTTTCGCAACGCAGAGCTCAATCTGTTGTAGATTATTTAGCTTCAAAAGGGATCAATAAAAAAAGAATGAGTGCTATCGGTTATGGTGAAACCAGGTTGAAAGAACCTTGCCCAAATGGGTCCAATTGCCTAGAAGCTCAACACGCAAAAAATCGTCGAACAGAATTCAGGATTCTTGGAAATTAA
- a CDS encoding caspase family protein, protein MAYNFSLKSILWLSFILIIGIGSDLSGQTKSNKKALLIGVGAYPVAGGWATLNSKNDLTIIKDALLSQGFLNENICIIEDEKGTRQNIIATIKTKLINETKKGDIVYFHFSGHGQQKQDLDGDEIDGYDECIVPYDSPKKFNPGVYEGQNLILDDELNELFVGVRKQLTSSGQLIVALDACHSGTGTRGGGTARGSSEPMASPDYVQKNVQHKLQKEDNKINEKTGIANNGLASMIAFFGSAQNQVNYEMTNDQGIPYGSLSYAISKNLVLSKKEESYRGLFDKIKIEMSSIAPLQQPQAEGDLDTEILNGKALSSANYYKVISKSTDDQIIINAGFLQSVNEGSVVGFYPSDTRDIENNRPIVTGKISKSLAASSVVELDSTVDHNTLTSSWVYITEKSMGSIQVALQIKLSDTAMAQKIKTKLFSYPFIIEDQKNAKLFITENTIASGQQYLYLTTLDNYILDSFLIESMTVGTLNKLSKLITKYVQGQFLRKLELESEDLKLRFEIIPVVNRQNTSDSTTLIPLQADATGTKKIKVGDQFQILIYNEGIKPAYFNLIDIQPDNIFNFLLPFENQTAEELRILPGQKKLMPSIYKVWPPRGNEVFKLVASSKPLDLKSAYGTRGNKNENPFEKLFSETEKPEFYNTRGGKPVSLGNMEINTFTESFIIAN, encoded by the coding sequence ATGGCTTATAATTTTTCATTAAAATCAATCCTTTGGCTAAGCTTTATTCTAATTATTGGAATTGGAAGCGATCTATCAGGACAGACTAAATCTAATAAAAAAGCGCTCTTAATTGGTGTTGGGGCCTACCCGGTGGCAGGAGGATGGGCTACTTTGAATTCAAAAAATGACCTTACTATAATTAAAGATGCCTTATTAAGCCAAGGTTTTTTAAATGAAAACATTTGCATTATTGAGGATGAAAAGGGCACTAGACAAAATATTATTGCTACCATCAAGACTAAATTAATTAATGAAACTAAAAAAGGAGATATTGTATATTTTCATTTTTCAGGACACGGACAACAAAAACAAGATTTGGATGGTGATGAAATTGATGGCTATGACGAATGCATTGTACCTTATGATTCTCCAAAAAAATTCAATCCAGGTGTTTACGAAGGTCAAAACTTAATATTGGATGATGAGCTCAATGAACTTTTTGTAGGAGTTCGTAAACAATTAACCAGTTCCGGACAATTAATTGTTGCTCTTGATGCTTGCCATTCTGGAACGGGAACAAGAGGTGGTGGCACAGCAAGAGGCAGTTCAGAACCTATGGCCAGTCCGGATTATGTTCAAAAAAATGTTCAACACAAGCTTCAAAAAGAAGACAACAAAATAAATGAAAAAACAGGTATTGCAAATAATGGATTAGCTTCGATGATTGCTTTTTTTGGATCAGCCCAAAATCAAGTAAATTATGAAATGACCAATGATCAAGGTATACCATATGGTTCATTAAGTTATGCCATTTCAAAAAACCTAGTCTTATCCAAAAAAGAAGAATCCTATAGGGGCCTTTTTGATAAGATAAAAATCGAAATGAGTTCTATTGCCCCTTTACAACAACCTCAGGCAGAAGGCGACCTAGACACAGAAATTTTGAATGGAAAAGCGCTTAGTTCTGCAAATTATTACAAGGTCATTTCAAAATCTACTGATGATCAAATCATTATTAATGCTGGGTTTTTACAGAGTGTAAATGAAGGTTCAGTGGTGGGATTCTACCCCAGTGATACTAGAGATATTGAAAACAATAGACCTATAGTCACTGGTAAAATTTCTAAAAGTCTGGCAGCATCATCTGTTGTAGAACTTGATTCAACGGTAGACCACAATACCCTTACCTCATCTTGGGTATACATTACAGAAAAATCAATGGGATCCATACAGGTTGCACTTCAAATTAAATTGTCCGATACAGCCATGGCTCAAAAAATCAAAACTAAATTATTTTCATATCCTTTTATTATTGAAGATCAAAAAAATGCAAAACTATTTATTACTGAAAACACCATTGCATCTGGTCAACAATATTTATACTTAACTACATTAGACAATTATATACTGGATAGTTTTTTAATTGAATCAATGACTGTAGGAACCCTTAACAAATTATCAAAATTAATTACAAAATATGTCCAGGGTCAGTTTTTAAGAAAACTTGAATTAGAAAGCGAGGACCTAAAACTAAGATTTGAAATTATACCTGTTGTTAATAGACAAAATACTTCTGATTCAACAACATTAATCCCTTTACAAGCAGATGCAACAGGCACAAAAAAAATCAAGGTTGGAGATCAATTTCAAATATTGATATATAATGAAGGAATCAAACCAGCTTACTTTAATTTAATAGATATTCAACCAGATAATATTTTTAATTTTTTACTTCCTTTCGAAAATCAAACCGCAGAAGAATTACGAATTCTACCAGGACAAAAAAAATTAATGCCAAGTATCTATAAAGTTTGGCCTCCTAGGGGTAATGAAGTATTCAAGTTGGTTGCATCTAGTAAACCCTTAGATCTCAAGTCCGCTTATGGCACGAGAGGAAACAAAAATGAAAATCCATTTGAAAAATTATTTTCAGAAACAGAAAAACCCGAGTTTTATAATACCAGAGGTGGCAAACCAGTTTCACTAGGCAACATGGAAATCAATACATTTACTGAATCATTTATAATAGCTAATTAA
- a CDS encoding magnesium transporter CorA family protein encodes MIRYFGKTKDSFQEVTNLESASWINVSPPFDNGELEHFAASLGIAPDFLSDPLDIEERARYEKYDEARSIIFHTPVINESEKENDPIFITVPVGIILCQHKIITVCAVENLVLEKFSDNKIKGFDIANEKLFILQIFEQTVLSFLDFLKKLNLRRSLIEQELYNSSRSEELKSLLRIEKSLVYFVNSLNANELLKIKMRRTDFLGIKDNTDYSELYEDIIVDNNQAREVAQLYTNILSGTMEAYASIISNNLNKFINRLTVVTVILMVPTLIASFFGMNVPLPVHFGQSNWTFFLIMLFSILFSVGLAWFFKRKDLF; translated from the coding sequence ATGATCCGTTACTTTGGAAAAACAAAAGATTCTTTCCAGGAGGTGACGAATTTGGAATCAGCTTCCTGGATAAATGTTTCACCTCCATTTGATAATGGAGAGTTAGAACACTTTGCCGCAAGTCTTGGTATTGCTCCTGATTTTCTATCAGATCCATTAGATATTGAGGAACGAGCTCGTTATGAGAAATACGATGAGGCAAGAAGTATCATATTCCATACACCAGTAATTAATGAATCTGAGAAGGAAAATGATCCTATTTTCATTACAGTTCCAGTAGGTATCATTCTGTGTCAACACAAAATAATTACAGTTTGCGCTGTTGAAAATTTAGTCCTTGAAAAATTCTCCGATAATAAAATCAAAGGATTTGACATAGCTAATGAAAAACTCTTTATTCTCCAAATATTTGAACAAACGGTACTTTCTTTTCTTGATTTTCTTAAAAAATTGAATTTAAGACGTAGCTTAATAGAACAAGAACTCTATAATTCAAGCCGAAGTGAAGAACTTAAAAGCTTATTGCGAATTGAAAAAAGCTTAGTTTATTTTGTTAATTCCTTAAATGCCAATGAATTATTAAAAATAAAAATGCGCAGAACGGATTTCTTAGGAATTAAAGACAACACAGACTATTCTGAGCTTTACGAGGATATTATTGTTGACAATAATCAAGCCCGGGAAGTAGCACAACTTTATACCAACATCCTAAGTGGAACAATGGAAGCTTATGCCTCTATTATATCAAACAATTTAAATAAATTTATTAATAGACTCACAGTTGTCACGGTCATACTCATGGTACCAACACTGATTGCAAGTTTTTTTGGTATGAATGTCCCCTTACCAGTACATTTTGGCCAATCAAATTGGACCTTTTTCTTGATCATGCTCTTTTCAATACTTTTTAGTGTGGGCCTGGCTTGGTTTTTTAAGCGAAAAGATCTTTTCTGA
- a CDS encoding ribonucleotide-diphosphate reductase subunit beta, whose translation MNQNIEPILIENPQRFVLFPIQHDDIWKFYKNAEACIWTAEEIDLQADLVDWEEKLTPDEKHFIKHVLAFFAASDGIVNENLAENMVRAVQYTEAKFFYGFQIMMENIHSETYSLLIDTYIKDPQEKNYLFNAIDNLDCVKLKADWALRWISKGTFTEQLIAFAAVEGIFFSGSFCSIFWLKKRGLMPGLSFSNELISRDEGMHCDFACLLYNKHIVNKLPTETIKTIITEAVQIEKQFVTDSIPVALIGMNADLMCQYIEFVADRLLISLGNNKVYHSENPFPWMDLISLQGKTNFFEKRVGDYQKAGVTGGHEVKVFTIDEDF comes from the coding sequence ATGAACCAAAATATTGAACCCATTCTTATCGAAAATCCGCAAAGATTTGTCTTATTTCCAATTCAACACGATGATATATGGAAGTTCTATAAAAATGCTGAGGCTTGCATTTGGACTGCCGAAGAGATAGATCTTCAAGCTGATCTTGTTGATTGGGAGGAAAAATTAACACCTGACGAAAAACATTTTATAAAGCACGTTTTAGCTTTTTTTGCGGCGAGTGATGGAATTGTAAACGAAAATCTTGCTGAAAACATGGTTCGTGCGGTTCAATACACTGAAGCAAAATTTTTCTATGGCTTCCAGATCATGATGGAAAATATCCATTCAGAAACCTATTCTTTACTTATTGATACTTACATTAAAGACCCTCAAGAAAAAAACTATCTGTTTAATGCAATTGATAATTTAGATTGCGTAAAATTGAAAGCAGATTGGGCACTTCGCTGGATAAGTAAAGGCACATTTACGGAACAATTAATAGCATTTGCCGCGGTGGAAGGTATCTTTTTCAGTGGTTCATTTTGTTCCATTTTTTGGTTAAAAAAACGTGGTTTGATGCCTGGACTTAGTTTTTCCAATGAATTGATTTCTAGAGATGAAGGCATGCATTGTGATTTTGCCTGCCTGCTATATAATAAACATATAGTCAATAAATTACCAACTGAAACCATTAAGACCATTATAACTGAAGCAGTACAAATAGAGAAGCAATTTGTTACTGATTCTATCCCGGTGGCGTTAATTGGAATGAATGCAGATCTCATGTGTCAATACATTGAGTTTGTTGCTGATCGCCTTTTAATTTCTTTGGGAAATAATAAAGTTTATCATTCAGAGAACCCATTTCCTTGGATGGATCTCATTTCTTTACAAGGAAAAACCAATTTTTTTGAAAAAAGGGTAGGTGATTACCAAAAAGCCGGAGTGACTGGAGGTCATGAGGTCAAGGTGTTCACTATAGACGAGGATTTTTAA
- a CDS encoding ribonucleoside-diphosphate reductase subunit alpha, which yields MEVLKRNGKREDVSFDKITARVKKLCYGLDSKFVDSIEISKRVILGLYNGVTTSELDNLAAETAASLAAVHPDNAILAARIAVSNLHKNTNKSFSETMEGLYQYIDPITNQKAGLISDETIEVIRQNADRLDSAIIYDRDYSFDYFGFKTLERSYLLRMNKKVVERPQHLLMRASVGIHGSNIDAAIETYNLMSEKWFIHATPTLFNAGTPKPQLSSCFLLSMTDDSITGIFETLSRCAKISQSAGGIGVSIHNVRAKGSYIKGTGGTSNGIIPMLKVFNDTARYVDQGGGKRKGAFAVYLEPWHADIHEFLELKKNHGKEEARARDLFYAMWIPDLFMQRVKDDQEWSLFCPNEAPGLCDTYGSEFEALYHKYEKEGKARKVIRAQELWFTILESQIETGTPYILFKDAANKKSNQKNLGTIRSSNLCTEIIEYTAPDEVAVCNLASISLSKFVNDRAFDFKKLESVTRVITRNLNRIIDINYYPIPEAKNSNFRHRPIGIGVQGLADAFILMRMAFDSEAAATLNKQIFETIYYAAVSESCAMAKIDGPYQTFQGSPMSQGIFQFDMWNVNPTENRYDWNALKQEVIKHGVRNSLLLAPMPTASTSQILGNNECFEPYTSNFYTRRTLSGEYMVVNKHLLEDLIKLGLWNSEMKETLMVQNGSIQNIPSIPQELKDLYKTAYEISQRAIIDMSADRGAYICQSQSLNLFMENVTFGKLSSMHFHSWQKGLKTGMYYLRTKAAVDPIKFTLSEKHQRKYVNIIDLPQTDDISTTVSHQYQQEEINSLIQSTSPIENQEGLTCSMEDGCLMCGS from the coding sequence ATGGAAGTATTAAAACGCAACGGAAAACGTGAAGACGTAAGTTTTGATAAAATTACGGCTCGTGTAAAAAAGCTATGTTATGGCCTTGATTCGAAATTTGTCGATTCAATTGAAATATCTAAACGAGTAATACTAGGTTTATACAATGGGGTTACTACATCCGAATTGGATAATCTAGCAGCAGAAACAGCAGCGTCATTGGCCGCAGTACATCCGGATAACGCTATTTTGGCAGCTCGGATTGCTGTTTCGAATTTACATAAAAATACCAATAAATCCTTCTCTGAAACCATGGAAGGATTATATCAGTATATAGATCCAATTACTAACCAAAAGGCAGGTCTCATAAGTGATGAGACCATTGAGGTCATTCGCCAAAATGCCGATCGATTGGATTCTGCAATCATCTACGATCGCGATTATAGTTTTGACTATTTTGGGTTTAAAACACTTGAAAGGTCTTACTTGCTTCGCATGAATAAAAAAGTCGTAGAGCGTCCGCAGCATCTTCTGATGAGAGCTTCTGTAGGTATCCATGGTAGCAACATTGATGCCGCCATTGAGACCTACAATCTCATGTCAGAAAAATGGTTTATTCATGCCACCCCTACCCTGTTTAATGCAGGTACACCAAAACCTCAATTATCATCTTGCTTTTTATTAAGTATGACTGATGATTCCATAACAGGAATCTTTGAGACCTTAAGTAGATGTGCCAAAATTTCACAATCAGCTGGCGGAATCGGCGTAAGCATTCATAATGTTAGAGCCAAAGGCAGTTACATCAAAGGTACCGGTGGAACCTCCAATGGTATAATCCCGATGCTAAAAGTATTCAACGATACGGCTCGTTATGTAGATCAAGGTGGTGGAAAACGAAAAGGCGCATTTGCTGTATATCTTGAACCATGGCATGCCGATATTCATGAATTTCTTGAATTAAAGAAAAACCATGGAAAAGAAGAAGCCCGGGCCCGTGATTTATTCTATGCTATGTGGATCCCGGATCTATTTATGCAACGGGTTAAAGATGATCAAGAATGGTCATTATTCTGTCCAAACGAAGCACCAGGACTTTGTGATACTTATGGAAGTGAATTCGAAGCCTTGTACCATAAATACGAAAAAGAAGGTAAAGCAAGAAAAGTAATTCGTGCACAAGAATTATGGTTTACAATTTTAGAAAGTCAAATTGAAACAGGTACTCCTTATATTCTATTTAAGGATGCTGCTAATAAAAAATCAAATCAAAAAAATCTTGGAACCATCAGATCATCCAATTTGTGTACTGAAATTATTGAGTATACAGCACCAGATGAAGTGGCCGTTTGCAATTTAGCTTCTATATCATTATCTAAATTTGTTAATGATCGGGCATTTGATTTTAAAAAATTAGAGTCGGTTACCAGAGTCATAACTAGAAATCTAAACCGCATTATAGATATTAACTATTACCCAATTCCGGAAGCCAAAAATTCAAACTTTAGACATCGACCTATTGGTATAGGCGTTCAAGGATTAGCAGATGCCTTTATTTTAATGCGTATGGCTTTTGATTCTGAAGCTGCTGCAACTTTAAACAAACAAATTTTTGAAACCATTTATTATGCAGCAGTAAGTGAATCATGCGCTATGGCTAAAATAGATGGACCATATCAAACTTTCCAGGGCAGCCCAATGAGTCAGGGTATTTTCCAATTCGATATGTGGAACGTTAATCCCACAGAAAATAGATATGATTGGAATGCACTCAAACAAGAAGTTATTAAACATGGGGTAAGAAATAGCTTATTATTAGCTCCTATGCCAACGGCTTCAACTTCTCAAATTCTCGGAAATAATGAATGCTTTGAACCATATACTTCCAATTTTTATACTCGGCGCACCCTTTCAGGGGAATATATGGTTGTCAATAAACATTTACTCGAAGATTTAATTAAACTCGGTCTTTGGAATTCTGAAATGAAAGAAACCTTAATGGTTCAAAATGGATCTATCCAGAACATTCCATCAATACCACAGGAATTGAAAGATTTATATAAAACAGCATATGAAATAAGTCAACGAGCTATCATTGACATGAGTGCAGATCGGGGTGCATACATATGTCAAAGCCAAAGCTTAAATCTTTTTATGGAAAATGTAACTTTTGGAAAACTTTCTTCAATGCATTTTCATTCTTGGCAAAAAGGCTTAAAAACAGGTATGTATTATCTGCGAACCAAAGCTGCAGTAGACCCAATAAAATTTACACTTAGTGAAAAACATCAACGTAAATATGTAAATATTATTGACTTACCACAAACAGATGATATTTCTACAACCGTTTCTCACCAATATCAACAAGAAGAAATAAATTCATTAATTCAATCCACTTCACCCATTGAAAATCAGGAAGGCCTAACTTGTTCCATGGAAGATGGTTGTTTAATGTGTGGAAGTTAA
- a CDS encoding DUF2130 domain-containing protein, giving the protein MDSSTKIICPNCEFEIDVNDVIFHRLDEDLKKQYNSKWQEANLELEQKAALLKKEKESFELKKQNENDLFQERVRVKLREERDQLTLQIRKSLELENADQYQAIQQELNAKSEQIKELNKTKAEIETLKREKNELQEIAQAEAQKKLNELLVVERERISKLEFEKNELVVRELQKQLEAQKYLTEEMKRKQDQGSMQLQGEVQELAIEEWLKNNFTLDTISEIKKGARGADCIQIIHTRSKQNCGTIYYESKRTKDFQNSWIEKFRNDMRDQNANIGVLVTDVLPKDMERMGLRDGIWICTYQEFKGLCFVLRESILHVDLAISSQENKGEKMNMLYSYLTSNEFKLQIESIVDGFTQMHNDLNTEKRSMQGHWKRREKQIQKVLLNTNFMYNSIKGIAGNAIQSIKALELGHTDELDEGNEFDD; this is encoded by the coding sequence ATGGATTCTTCTACTAAAATTATTTGCCCAAATTGTGAATTTGAAATTGACGTCAATGATGTCATCTTTCATCGGCTAGATGAAGATTTAAAAAAACAATATAATTCTAAATGGCAAGAAGCTAATTTAGAACTGGAACAAAAAGCTGCTCTACTTAAGAAAGAAAAAGAATCTTTTGAACTAAAAAAACAAAATGAAAACGACCTTTTTCAAGAACGAGTACGTGTCAAATTACGTGAAGAAAGAGATCAATTAACCTTGCAAATTCGAAAAAGCCTGGAATTGGAGAATGCTGATCAATATCAAGCAATTCAACAAGAATTAAATGCAAAATCCGAACAAATCAAAGAACTTAACAAAACAAAAGCAGAAATCGAAACGCTCAAGCGTGAGAAAAATGAACTTCAGGAAATAGCTCAGGCGGAAGCACAAAAAAAATTAAACGAGTTGTTAGTCGTAGAACGTGAACGTATTAGCAAACTTGAATTTGAAAAAAACGAACTCGTAGTAAGAGAATTACAAAAACAACTTGAAGCGCAAAAATATCTCACTGAAGAAATGAAAAGGAAGCAAGATCAAGGATCTATGCAACTCCAAGGCGAGGTTCAGGAATTAGCCATTGAAGAATGGTTAAAAAATAATTTTACCCTCGACACCATTTCAGAAATAAAAAAAGGAGCTCGAGGAGCAGATTGTATACAAATCATACACACAAGATCGAAACAAAATTGCGGAACCATATATTATGAAAGTAAACGAACTAAGGATTTTCAAAATTCATGGATAGAAAAATTTAGAAATGATATGCGTGACCAAAATGCAAATATTGGTGTTCTGGTCACCGACGTCTTACCTAAAGATATGGAACGCATGGGCCTCAGAGATGGGATTTGGATATGTACCTATCAAGAATTCAAAGGACTTTGTTTTGTTTTACGAGAATCCATTCTTCATGTAGATTTAGCTATTTCATCCCAGGAAAATAAGGGTGAAAAAATGAACATGCTCTACAGCTATTTAACCAGTAATGAATTCAAATTGCAGATCGAATCTATAGTTGATGGTTTTACTCAAATGCATAACGATTTAAACACAGAAAAGCGCTCAATGCAAGGACATTGGAAACGTAGGGAAAAGCAAATTCAAAAAGTTCTGCTCAATACCAACTTTATGTATAATTCAATTAAAGGCATCGCAGGAAATGCCATACAATCCATTAAAGCACTCGAATTAGGTCACACGGATGAACTGGATGAGGGTAATGAATTTGATGATTAA
- a CDS encoding class I SAM-dependent methyltransferase — translation MNIPFDFIEKNKESWNKRTPYHIDSEFYDQNHFKLNPASLTNIELGLLGDIQNKKILHLQCHFGQDSISLATLGAKVTAVDFSNIAINEAKKLADDLKIEIRFIACNIYDLSDYLDDTFDIIYTSYGTIVWLPDLIRWGEIISKYLKPKGRFIFVEFHPLIHMFNEEFTEIKYDYFNIKPIVELEHGTYADRTAPIHHETITWNHSISEILTALIKNDLTIEDFKEYDFSPYNCFHNLVEVAPKEFQFKNTTVKWPLVFSLSCIKKII, via the coding sequence ATGAATATTCCTTTTGATTTTATCGAAAAAAACAAAGAATCTTGGAATAAAAGAACTCCGTATCACATCGATTCGGAATTTTACGATCAAAATCATTTCAAACTAAACCCTGCATCATTAACTAATATAGAATTAGGTTTGTTAGGTGACATTCAAAATAAAAAAATATTGCATCTCCAGTGTCATTTTGGTCAAGACAGCATTTCACTTGCTACATTGGGTGCTAAGGTGACTGCTGTTGATTTTTCAAACATTGCCATCAATGAAGCAAAAAAATTAGCGGATGATTTAAAAATAGAAATTCGATTTATTGCTTGTAATATTTATGATCTATCAGACTATTTAGATGATACATTTGATATCATTTATACTAGTTATGGTACTATTGTTTGGTTGCCTGACCTGATTCGCTGGGGAGAAATAATTTCGAAATATTTAAAACCAAAAGGTCGTTTTATTTTTGTAGAATTTCATCCTTTAATACACATGTTTAATGAAGAGTTCACGGAAATAAAATATGATTATTTTAATATCAAACCCATTGTTGAACTAGAACATGGAACCTATGCAGACCGAACAGCCCCAATACACCATGAAACCATAACATGGAATCACAGTATAAGTGAGATATTAACAGCATTAATTAAAAATGATTTGACCATTGAAGATTTTAAAGAATATGATTTTTCACCATATAATTGTTTTCATAACTTAGTAGAAGTGGCACCAAAAGAATTCCAATTTAAAAACACAACAGTTAAATGGCCTTTAGTTTTTAGTTTATCTTGTATAAAAAAAATAATATAA
- a CDS encoding MOSC domain-containing protein: MTTLGALYIYPVKSLGSIKLTETQIFEEGFQYDRLWMIVDELGQCITQREAPILNLIQIKLIDNGFYIYLNDQPKNGFILEHDELLKQKMNVTIWSSEFLTSVSNPIGSEWLTDYLKQKVHLVKMDKNRRIKHTNFYPKPFSINFSDGYPIHIINQASVDDLSNRVGYQIEPLQFRPNVILTNLKAYTEDNINRIQIGNVHFDIIKRCERCIITTLFKNNIQFGKEPLKTLSEYRKSGNAIHFGIYAIANDDLNPESQHISTNDRIELTISEMSC; the protein is encoded by the coding sequence ATGACAACTCTCGGTGCATTATATATCTATCCCGTTAAATCTTTAGGATCAATAAAATTAACTGAAACTCAAATTTTTGAAGAAGGATTTCAATATGATCGATTGTGGATGATTGTAGATGAATTAGGTCAATGCATCACACAACGTGAAGCACCCATATTAAATTTGATTCAGATAAAATTAATTGACAACGGTTTTTACATTTATCTAAATGACCAACCCAAGAATGGATTTATTCTAGAACATGATGAATTGTTAAAACAAAAAATGAATGTGACAATATGGTCAAGTGAATTTTTAACTTCTGTCTCTAATCCAATTGGTTCTGAATGGTTAACAGACTATTTAAAACAAAAAGTCCATTTGGTTAAAATGGATAAGAATCGGAGAATAAAACACACAAATTTTTATCCAAAACCATTTTCAATTAATTTTTCTGATGGCTATCCAATTCATATTATCAATCAAGCATCAGTTGATGATTTGTCAAATAGAGTGGGTTATCAAATTGAACCTTTACAATTCCGCCCCAATGTTATTTTGACCAATTTAAAAGCATATACTGAAGATAACATAAATCGAATCCAAATCGGAAATGTCCACTTTGATATCATTAAACGCTGTGAAAGATGTATCATCACAACTTTGTTTAAAAACAATATACAATTTGGCAAAGAACCATTAAAAACGCTATCAGAATATCGTAAATCAGGAAACGCAATACATTTTGGTATATATGCCATAGCTAATGATGATCTGAATCCTGAATCGCAACATATATCCACAAATGATCGAATAGAATTAACTATTTCTGAAATGTCGTGTTAA